A segment of the Bacteroidales bacterium WCE2008 genome:
TCCGTTGTCCGGGCGTTTCACGATGCTCTCGCCGGAGCTTGGCGGGATGCAGAGAGTGACTGCCTCCAGGCCGCGCACCGTCCTGTTGCCGGTCGCATAGAGATTGTCGAACACAAGGCTCTTTCCGACCAGGGAGTCCATGTACGGAGTGATTCCGCGGGTGTCCCCGTAGGTCGCCATGAAATCGGCGCTCATGCTCTCGATTGTGATCAGCACGATGTTCTTCTTTATCGGGTCGCCCTCGCAGCGGATCTCCTGGACGCCCTCGGAGTTCTGGTTGCAGAGCTCCTGCTTGATGGCCGTAGCCTCCTCCTCAGGGAGCATGCTGTAGAACTGCTCGTAGTCGAGCTCGTTGCTCGTGAATGCCTCCAGGAAGTCCCAGCAGCCGTTCTCCTGAAGCTGGGTCGCGAAGACATTGGCGCTGCCGAGGTTGCGGTAACCCCAGTGTAGCCAGAATATGCTCAGGGAGACTGCGGCGGCCATTCCTATGAAGGTAAGGATATACTGGCCGGGGCTGCCGATTCCGGACTCGCTGATAGCATGCTTCCGGGTCATGAACCAGCAGATGATTCCCGATACTGCCAGCATGGCGAGGATCATCGGAACCATCGGATAGGACTCGAAAATGTTGCCGATCACTTCGTGCGTATAGACGAGATAATCGACGGCGATGAAGTTGTATCGTACTCCGAACTCGCTCCAGAAGACCACTTCGCTGAAGGCGTTGGTGATCACGCAGCATGCATAGACCATCATTGTCAGCCAGATCATCGTCTTTCTCCAGCCTTTGCGGATGCCCGGGATGAAGAGCTTGAGGGAAAAACATACGAGGAAGAATACCAGCACGCCCTTAACGATGCGTGGAAGCGGTCCGCCGTATTCGTCAGTAATATCGTTGAACAGGAATACGTAGGCCGTCAGCGCGAGAAGAAGGATTTCGATTATCGCTCCGAACGGTTTGCGATATTTGGCGTCCGTCAGGAAAGAGTATATAAGGAACGCCGGCACAAGCGCGATCGTCGCGAAAGCAATGTCGTTGAGAGGTCCGATAAGGAAAATCTTTAGCCACTCCACAGCAGAGAAACTGACGACAGTAAGAGGGTGGAACAGCAGTATGATTCTGGTAATGAAGCCCACAATCAGCGCCAGAAGATAGAATTTGGGCGCATAGAAACCGAACCAATCGTAAACTTTTTTCTTTCTCATATCTTTTTGTTATCGGGGGCGGCAACGCGCAGCGCCGCCGGAACCATTGTTATCTTTATTTCTTTTCCTTCTTCGCAAGGGTCTCCGTCGTAGTGCATGGCTCCCTCGGTTGACCTTTGGATCATGACCTCGGCGCCGCGCAGACATACAGTCCTCCGGGACTTGTGCGCCTGTCCTGTCAGCAGTTTCAGCGCCAGAGCGGGAATCTCCCAGGTCCGGAACGGCTCGACGATAGTTACGTCGAAAAGGCCGTCAGTCACGGAAGCGAGCGGAGTGATCCGCGCCTGGTTGCCCCACTGATTGACATTTCCGACAGTGATCATGGCAGCGCGCCCGGCCCATTTCTGTCCGTCGACTTCGACCGTATAGCTCTCCGGCTCGAAGTTCAGCCAGTCCTTCATCGCTGTCGTGATGTATGTCCATAAGCCCCTGGACTTCGAGGAAGCGAAGTCTCGGCCCACGATTGCGTCGAAACCGACGCCGGTGGTGCAGAAGAACGGACGGCCGTTGACGATTCCATGATCCATCGACGTGACCGTCGCCTTGTTGAGCTGCAGTATGGCTTTTTTCGGGTTGCGGCTGATGCCCAGATGGAGGGC
Coding sequences within it:
- a CDS encoding lipid kinase, YegS/Rv2252/BmrU family codes for the protein MEKVLFIVNPISGGKDKNRIIALIDKLIDKARFGYEIIKTTRRGQATEIARDCDADIVVAVGGDGTVSEVAQGLVGSGKALGIIPCGSGDGLALHLGISRNPKKAILQLNKATVTSMDHGIVNGRPFFCTTGVGFDAIVGRDFASSKSRGLWTYITTAMKDWLNFEPESYTVEVDGQKWAGRAAMITVGNVNQWGNQARITPLASVTDGLFDVTIVEPFRTWEIPALALKLLTGQAHKSRRTVCLRGAEVMIQRSTEGAMHYDGDPCEEGKEIKITMVPAALRVAAPDNKKI
- a CDS encoding Phosphoglycerol transferase MdoB: MRKKKVYDWFGFYAPKFYLLALIVGFITRIILLFHPLTVVSFSAVEWLKIFLIGPLNDIAFATIALVPAFLIYSFLTDAKYRKPFGAIIEILLLALTAYVFLFNDITDEYGGPLPRIVKGVLVFFLVCFSLKLFIPGIRKGWRKTMIWLTMMVYACCVITNAFSEVVFWSEFGVRYNFIAVDYLVYTHEVIGNIFESYPMVPMILAMLAVSGIICWFMTRKHAISESGIGSPGQYILTFIGMAAAVSLSIFWLHWGYRNLGSANVFATQLQENGCWDFLEAFTSNELDYEQFYSMLPEEEATAIKQELCNQNSEGVQEIRCEGDPIKKNIVLITIESMSADFMATYGDTRGITPYMDSLVGKSLVFDNLYATGNRTVRGLEAVTLCIPPSSGESIVKRPDNGGLFSTGSILEGLGYSRKYIYGGDSYFDNMGTFFGGNGYEIVDKKTYEQDKIIFANIWGTSDEDTYREALKRFDADAASGTPFFAHIMTISNHRPYTYPEGRIEYDGNPMSRAAAVKYTDYAIGKFIEEAKTKPWFENTVFVIMADHCASSAGKTSLPLDCYHIPAIIYAPGFIEPQRVAKTCSQIDVMPTLFKLLNFSYDSKFYGQDILDPDFKERAFMATYQDLGYFADGVLTVLSPVRMVRQFKIEQHDGWQYDETLAEAPYEKQLLEAQAFYQRANIDFSK